A stretch of DNA from Staphylococcus sp. KG4-3:
AAGCAGATGTTAACTTTAAAGTCGTTAAGGATTTTATCAAAACTGTATCAGATAGAGCATTAGGTTCAGATGTAATGAAATCATTAACACCTGGACAACAAGTAATTAAAATAGTGCAAGAAGAACTGACTCAATTAATGGGTGGGGAAAATTCAACCATCACAATGGCTAATAAACCACCAACAGTTGTAATGATGGTTGGTTTACAAGGTGCAGGTAAAACAACAACTGCAGGTAAATTAGCACTACTAATGCGTAAAAAATATAATAAAAAACCATTGCTTGTTGCAGCAGATATATACCGTCCAGCTGCAATTGATCAATTACAAACTGTAGGTAAACAAATTGATATACCTGTATACAGTGAAGGTGATCAAGTAAAGCCACAACAAATAGTTGAAAATGCTATTAATCATGCTAAAGATGAACATTTAGACTTTGTAATCATTGATACAGCAGGTCGTTTACATGTCGATGAGGCTTTAATGGAAGAGTTGACAGACGTCAAAGAAATTACAAAACCAAATGAAATTATGCTGGTTGTTGATGCGATGACGGGTCAAGACGCTGTTAATGTAGCGCAATCATTTGATGAGCAACTAGACGTTTCAGGTGTGACATTAACGAAACTAGATGGAGATACTCGTGGTGGTGCTGCATTATCCATTAGATCTGTAACTCAAAAACCAATTAAATTTGTAGGTATGAGTGAAAAGCTAGATGGCTTAGAACCATTCCATCCTGAACGTATGGCTTCACGTAT
This window harbors:
- the ffh gene encoding signal recognition particle protein translates to MAFEGLSDRLQGTMQKIRGKGKVTEADIKLMMREVRLALLEADVNFKVVKDFIKTVSDRALGSDVMKSLTPGQQVIKIVQEELTQLMGGENSTITMANKPPTVVMMVGLQGAGKTTTAGKLALLMRKKYNKKPLLVAADIYRPAAIDQLQTVGKQIDIPVYSEGDQVKPQQIVENAINHAKDEHLDFVIIDTAGRLHVDEALMEELTDVKEITKPNEIMLVVDAMTGQDAVNVAQSFDEQLDVSGVTLTKLDGDTRGGAALSIRSVTQKPIKFVGMSEKLDGLEPFHPERMASRILGMGDVLSLIEKAQQDVDEDKAKDLEKKMRTSSFTLEDFLEQLDQVKNLGPLDDIMKMIPGMNKMKGMDKLNMDEKQIDHIKAIIQSMTPSERNEPETLNVSRKKRIAKGSGRSVQEINRLMKQFNDMKKMMKQFSGGGKGKKGKRKQMENMMNGMNLPF